A region from the Actinoplanes sp. OR16 genome encodes:
- a CDS encoding replication initiator, with amino-acid sequence MTVSTISVAPAAPAAGAAPTAELHHAPPWYARSADLRLQAIARAARHDYEAWLSHVKSASACTRPIRLAGTIATVEAATGRLLAERATADMPDGVIYKPCGNRREAVCPACSEVYRRDAYQIIRTGLVGGNGVTEKVAEHPAVFPTFTAPSFGEVHGRNIKRHTCQKRTACDCRPEPCHARREAADCPHGMRPICFARHEADDARLGTPLCLDCYDHDAQTVWNLAAGELWRRTTIAINRYMRRLCRTRGLAFVPVHSATSGKVRLVPPVRLSFGKAAEMQRRGVIHFHAIIRLDGVDPADPDAIVPPPPGIDAEDLKAAIDHAAATVAFTTEPHPAQPAGWPIGWGDQVFTKVITVAGAGEVTDGLVAAYLAKYATKSTEITGHTSPRLDYADRDTVSLYAKADGSHVERLVSSAWVLGRYADWRRLRRWAHMLGFGGHFLTKSRRFGITFAMKRNQRIAFRRAQTTGPEQTEPREQPTTLVVNFLQFVGTGWRTSADAMLANTSAALAREHQQAAREYLSTVAA; translated from the coding sequence ATGACCGTCTCGACGATCAGCGTCGCGCCCGCAGCACCCGCTGCGGGCGCGGCCCCGACCGCCGAGCTGCACCATGCCCCGCCCTGGTACGCCCGGTCGGCGGACCTGCGCCTGCAAGCCATCGCCCGCGCCGCCCGCCACGACTACGAAGCCTGGCTCTCGCACGTAAAGTCAGCGTCGGCGTGCACCCGCCCGATCCGGCTCGCCGGGACCATCGCCACCGTCGAGGCCGCCACCGGCCGCTTGCTGGCGGAACGTGCCACCGCGGACATGCCCGACGGCGTCATCTACAAGCCCTGCGGCAACCGCCGCGAAGCCGTGTGCCCGGCCTGTTCCGAGGTGTACCGCCGTGACGCCTACCAGATCATCCGTACCGGACTGGTCGGCGGCAACGGCGTAACCGAGAAGGTCGCTGAGCACCCGGCGGTGTTCCCGACCTTCACCGCGCCCAGCTTCGGCGAGGTCCACGGCCGCAACATCAAACGGCACACCTGCCAGAAGCGGACGGCATGCGACTGCCGCCCAGAGCCCTGCCACGCCCGCCGTGAGGCCGCCGATTGCCCGCACGGGATGCGGCCGATCTGCTTCGCCCGCCATGAGGCTGACGATGCCCGGCTGGGAACGCCGCTCTGTCTGGACTGCTACGACCACGACGCGCAGACCGTGTGGAACCTCGCGGCCGGTGAGCTGTGGCGCCGCACCACCATCGCGATCAACCGCTACATGCGGAGGCTCTGCCGCACGCGCGGTCTCGCGTTCGTGCCGGTCCACTCGGCTACCTCCGGCAAGGTCCGGCTGGTGCCGCCGGTCCGGCTCTCCTTCGGCAAGGCCGCCGAGATGCAGCGGCGCGGCGTCATCCACTTCCACGCCATCATCCGCCTCGACGGCGTCGACCCGGCCGACCCGGACGCGATCGTGCCGCCACCGCCCGGCATCGACGCTGAGGACCTGAAGGCGGCGATCGACCACGCCGCCGCCACGGTCGCGTTCACTACCGAGCCGCACCCTGCCCAGCCTGCGGGCTGGCCGATCGGGTGGGGCGACCAGGTGTTCACCAAGGTAATCACCGTTGCGGGCGCGGGCGAGGTTACCGACGGCCTGGTCGCCGCCTACCTGGCGAAGTACGCCACCAAGTCCACCGAGATCACCGGCCACACCTCGCCCCGGCTCGACTACGCCGACCGCGACACCGTGAGCCTGTACGCCAAAGCGGACGGCAGCCACGTGGAGCGGCTGGTGTCCTCGGCCTGGGTCCTCGGCCGGTACGCGGACTGGCGGCGGCTACGCCGGTGGGCACACATGCTCGGCTTCGGCGGCCACTTCCTCACCAAATCCCGCCGCTTCGGGATCACCTTCGCCATGAAACGCAACCAGCGGATCGCCTTCCGCCGGGCACAGACCACCGGACCGGAGCAGACCGAACCCCGTGAGCAGCCGACGACCCTGGTCGTCAACTTCCTCCAGTTCGTCGGTACGGGATGGCGCACCTCAGCGGACGCGATGCTCGCGAACACGTCCGCCGCACTGGCCCGTGAGCACCAGCAGGCGGCTCGGGAGTACCTGAGCACCGTCGCCGCCTGA